In Lotus japonicus ecotype B-129 chromosome 5, LjGifu_v1.2, one genomic interval encodes:
- the LOC130720000 gene encoding protein MAIN-LIKE 1-like: protein MYLMHLVGATLFADKSGGHSFSARWIGMLQDLERVSEFAWGAMALATLYDQLGQSSRSGVKQMGGYTSLLMAWVFEHFPDRLVRRYANPAYTEDQPRARRWTESRSGHARLDERRVLLDELTADDVTWTPYEAHREWRQRDERALFSGYIRCPYPPAVRPHLPERVMLQFGYIQTIPRHPSEMDRSPAAEAVDAAFAGYVQYLFPEGDPAIEEGQAVGGYMDWYARVSHCFIIPDERRIDLSAVVNFKFYFYFLYALVVFCM, encoded by the coding sequence ATGTACCTGATGCATCTTGTTGGCGCGACATTGTTCGCCGACAAGAGTGGGGGGCACTCATTCTCCGCCCGTTGGATAGGCATGCTACAGGATCTTGAGCGGGTGTCGGAGTTCGCGTGGGGCGCCATGGCCCTTGCCacgttgtacgaccagcttgGACAGTCTTCTCGCAGCGGGGTCAAACAGATGGGCGGTTACACTTCCCTGTTGATGGCCTGGGTCTTTGAGCACTTTCCAGACAGGCTCGTTCGCCGGTATGCGAACCCGGCTTACACAGAGGACCAGCCCAGAGCTCGTAGGTGGACAGAGTCACGGTCGGGGCATGCTAGGCTTGACGAGAGGCGAGTACTACTTGATGAGTTGACGGCCGACGACGTCACTTGGACTCCATATGAGGCCCACAGGGAATGGCGACAGCGGGATGAGAGGGCTTTGTTCTCAGGCTACATTCGGTGTCCCTATCCCCCTGCTGTGCGACCTCATCTTCCGGAGCGGGTCATGCTACAGTTTGGGTATATACAGACGATCCCGCGCCACCCTAGTGAGATGGATAGATCTCCCGCAGCTGAGGCTGTTGATGCGGCATTCGCAGGTTATGTGCAGTACTTGTTCCCTGAGGGCGACCCTGCTATAGAGGAGGGACAGGCTGTGGGCGGTTACATGGATTGGTACGCTAGAGTGTCTCATTGTTTCATCATACCGGATGAGAGGAGGATTGATCTCAGTGCCGtggtaaattttaaattttatttctattttctttatgCACTTGTGGTTTTCTGTATGTGA
- the LOC130720001 gene encoding uncharacterized protein LOC130720001 — MARTKQTKRVSSEELADRRAYLHASHRRGDHDTDVSTSRKRDRKGARKGAPKATTEVPAPATEVPATQVPDTEVPAPATEVPATQVPALSTPEVTATEVSPQSTPEVTAHDTVEPSTSSLDIDAVEEPESESGSESGSESEIEGEDVEVEDPNMPPLQRYPPFPGGPVELSLLQHYPDHIAPWTWHTLLGTTDPRYSERGDLRLATAGTKLGLMTCEGDNYREVRLIVERSGLYPLVRCSYVETDPGLISALVERWHEETSSFHMPFGEMTVTLDDVSALLHIPVGGRFYTPGVASRYDVAETCALLLGGDADLYMAEFDRLRGPTMRFSFLRDLYPKAVAGLFHSLSELFPTIIYIYLIIIGITL, encoded by the coding sequence ATGGCGAGGACAAAGCAAACTAAGAGGGTATCGTCTGAAGAGTTGGCCGATCGTCGTGCCTATCTCCACGCTTCTCATAGGCGAGGTGATCATGATACAGATGTGTCGACTTCTCGGAAGCGGGATAGGAAGGGTGCTAGGAAGGGGGCTCCGAAGGCGACCACTGAGGTTCCTGCCcctgctactgaggttcctgctacTCAGGTTCCTGATACTGAGGTTCCTGCCcctgctactgaggttcctgctacTCAGGTTCCTGCTCTCTCGACGCCTGAGGTTACTGCTACTGAGGTTTCTCCTCAGTCGACGCCTGAGGTTACCGCCCACGATACTGTTGAGCCTTCCACCTCTTCACTTgatattgatgcagttgaggagCCGGAGTCGGAGTCGGGGTCGGAGTCGGGGTCTGAGTCTGAGATTGAGGGTGAGGatgtagaggtagaggatccGAATATGCCGCCGCTCCAGAGATATCCACCGTTTCCTGGTGGGCCGGTTGAGTTGTCACTTCTGCAGCATTACCCGGATCACATAGCGCCGTGGACGTGGCATACCCTACTAGGCACCACTGACCCTCGTTATTCTGAGCGAGGTGATTTGAGGCTTGCCACTGCTGGTACGAAGCTCGGGCTGATGACGTGTGAGGGGGACAATTACAGGGAGGTCCGCTTGATTGTGGAGAGGAGCGGACTGTATCCACTGGTTAGGTGCAGCTATGTAGAGACGGATCCAGGGCTTATATCGGCCCTTGTGGAGAGGTGGCACGAGGAGACTAGTAGTTTCCACATGCCATTTGGGGAGATGACTGTCACCCTTGACGACGTCTCCGCTCTTCTTCACATCCCGGTTGGTGGGAGATTCTACACTCCAGGAGTGGCCTCGAGATATGATGTGGCAGAGACCTGCGCTTTGCTGTTAGGGGGGGATGCAGATTTGTACATGGCTGAGTTTGATAGGCTTAGGGGTCCGACTATGAGGTTCAGCTTCTTGCGAGACCTTTACCCGAAAGCTGTTGCAGGTTTGTTTCATTCATTATCTGAACTTTTTCCaactattatttatatttacttaatCATAATTGGTATTACATTGTAA
- the LOC130719999 gene encoding PKS-NRPS hybrid synthetase cheA-like — MTSTFFYDDEMLLLKQDNDVSEGMLLQQQDNVQPISVDTTHLWSTDQIFETVDDLKQWAKNVGKDNGYAIVTGRSDYSRKGGNMYIVLRCSKHGVYIPYKDPKSFKYNSTGSQKCDCPFKLKGRPTEGDKNWWLKVLEGVHNHEPARSLVGHSYAGRLTEEEKVQVDSMNNNWVPPRHMLATLKENNPGNLSTITQVYNRIKKVKELDRGPLTEMQYLLKKLAEANYVHFERHEEDSGVIMELFWAHPNAIKLFNTFPHVVIMDCTYKTNKFQIPLLEMVGLTSTGLTYSIAFCYMTRERTPDYVWALECMKSLLADPARLPGVIVTDRELALLSAVRNIFPEATHLLCLFHINKNVEAKCKLWVDTTDFKALVMQKWNEVVYAETTTQFEEEWSDMCDMCKDHPRFTSYIYDTWLVHKEKFVKAWTNRVKHFGTTTSNRAESAHASLKKMLRNGKGNLCDSWEAIDRLTIVRHNAIQASFERSINIVEHRFKSPMYKNMRGFVAKHALHLMYDEQNRFWGHGEKCGCVMKVTHGLPCACALQSMASIPYAAVDPFWKILS; from the exons ATGACGAGCACATTTTTCTATGATGATGAAATGCTGCTTCTAAAACAAGATAATGATGTCAGTGAAGGAATGTTGCTTCAACAACAAGATAATGTTCAGCCTATAAGTGTGGATACCACTCATTTATGGTCGACCGATCAG ATATTTGAAACTGTTGATGACCTTAAACAATGGGCTAAGAATGTTGGGAAGGACAATGGATATGCGATTGTGACTGGAAGGTCTGATTATTCCAGAAAAGGTGGAAATATGTATATTGTTCTGCGGTGCTCGAAGCATGGTGTGTACATCCCGTACAAGGACCCTAAGTCCTTCAAGTACAACTCCACCGGATCACAAAAATGTGATTGTCCTTTTAAACTTAAAGGACGACCTACGGAGGGTGATAAAAATTGGTGGCTGAAAGTGTTGGAAGGggtacacaaccatgaaccagctagatCTTTGGTTGGCCATTCCTATGCTGGTCGACtaacagaagaagagaaggttcAAGTCGACAGCATGAATAACAATTGGGTCCCACCGAGACACATGTTGGCCACTTTGAAGGAAAATAATCCGGGTAACTTGTCTACCATCACTCAAGTGTATAATCGCATCAAAAAAGTTAAAGAATTAGACCGCGGGCCACTTACAGAGATGCAATATTTGCTGAAGAAGTTGGCAGAAGCCAACTATgttcactttgaaagacatgaagAAGATTCGGGTGTCATTATGGAACTTTTCTGGGCTCATCCTAATGCTATTAAactcttcaacacattccctcaCGTGGTaatcatggattgcacatacaagacaaacaaatttcAAATTCCATTGCTTGAAATGGTTGGCCTCACTTCTACTGGTCTGACTTACTCCATTGCATTTTGCTACATGACTCGTGAGCGCACACCTGACTATGTTTGGGCCTTGGAGTGCATGAAATCTCTACTTGCTGACCCTGCCCGATTACCTGGAGTGATTGTGACTGATAGGGAATTGGCTTTACTCAGTGCTGTTCGGAATATTTTTCCTGAGGCTACCCATTTACTATGCCTAttccacataaacaagaatgttGAGGCAAAGTGCAAATTGTGGGTTGACACAACGGATTTTAAAGCCTTAGTGATGCAAAAGTGGAATGAAGTGGTATATGCGGAAACAACTACACAATTTGAGGAGGAATGGAGCGacatgtgtgatatgtgtaaggATCATCCAAGGTTCACATCGTACATTTATGACACTTGGTTGGttcacaaggagaaatttgtGAAGGCATGGACAAACAGAGTGAAGCATTTTGGAacgacaacaagtaacag GGCTGAAAGTGCACATGCAAGCTTGAAGAAGATGCTTAGGAACGGCAAGGGTAACCTGTGCGATTCATGGGAAGCAATTGATAGGTTGACCATTGTACGCCACAATGCAATacaagcatcgtttgagcgcagtattaaCATTGTAGAGCACCGTTTCAAGTCTCCAATGTATAAGAATATGAGAGGATTCGTTGCTAAACATGCACTTCACCTAATGTATGATGAACAAAACAGATTTTGGGGTCATGGTGAGAAATGCGGTTGCGTGATGAAAgtcactcatggactaccttgcgcttGTGCACTTCAGAGTATGGCCTCAATTCCGTATGCAGCAGTtgatccattctggaagatacTTTCTTAG